A region of the Arachis hypogaea cultivar Tifrunner chromosome 15, arahy.Tifrunner.gnm2.J5K5, whole genome shotgun sequence genome:
AACAGGATAGCAACAGTGTACGCCGACCACCAGGAAGCTTGGCAGTGCTACAATGCCAGCCTGAAACAAAGCCCGACGAACATGACAGCTCGGGCACAAGTCCAAGCAATACACGACACTGCAGAGATCCCTACGTTGGCCGAGCTCGACCCAAGAGAAGACCTCGGCGAGAGACCCCAGCCAATGGATAACCTCCACCGAGTGATATTAACATCAGATGACAAATAGTACACACACATTGGTGAAGCACTAGAAGGAGAGGAACGCAAAAAGCTTATAAGTTTACTGCGCCAGAATGCCGACCTATTTGCATGGACACCGGACGACATGCCTGGAATAAGCCCAGAAGTCAGCTGCCACAAGTTAGCAATTGACAAGGCAGTCCGACCAGTAgcacaaaagaaaagaaacctcGGAGAGGAGAAAAAACAAGCAGCACTCGAAGAAACCAAAAAGCTCCTCAACGCAGGTTTTATCAGAGAAATCCGCTTCACCACATGGCTATCaaacgtggtaatggtaaggaaaaTTTCAAGTAAATAgcgcatgtgcgtcgattttACAAATCTAAACAAAGCTTGCCCTAAAGATGCATATCCATTACCTTGCATTGATAATTTAGTTGATAATGCTTCTGGTTTCAAAGCCttgagttttatggatgcatactctggttataaccagattttGATGCACCCAGAAGACCAAAGCAAAACAGCTTTTATAACAGAACATGGAAATTTTTGTTACAAggtaatgccttttggcttaaagAATGCAGGGGCGACATATCAAAGATTAATGGAAAAGTATTCCAACAACAGATAGGCCGGAATATAGAAGTCTATGTAGATGATATGGTAGCAAAAACACCTGCACAAGGGTCACACTGTGATGATTTGGTAGAAGTTTTCAACCAACTCCGAGCATATAACATGAGGCTCAATCCAGACAAATGTGCTTTTGGAGTCCAAGGAGGGAAATTCCTTGGCTTCATACTAACCTCACGAGGTATAAAAGCTAACCCAGAGAAATGCAATGCAGTGCTGAGCATGACAAGTCCAAAGATAGTAAAAGAAGTCCAGCAAATAGCAGGGAGAATAGCCGCCCTATCACGTTTCCTGCCTGCAGTGGCAAACCGATCTTATCATTTCTTCCAGACATTCTCTAAGGGCAAGAAATTCACATGGACAGACGAATGTGAAAACTCCTTTACGGAACTCAAACAGCTCTTAGCATCACCTCCAATACTCCAGAGACCAGAGGCAGGTAAGccgttgtttttttatttatcagtATCTAACCATGCCATAAGCTCGGTCCTAGTGATGGAAACAGGAAAAAAAGCAAAACCCAGTGTACTTCATTAGTAAGGTACTACAACCAGCAGAAATAAGGTATCCGAAGATAGAACAGCTAGCACTGGCACTAGTCACAACGGTAAGAAGGCTGCGACATTACTTTCAAAGCCATACAATCATAGTACGAACAGACCAACCACTAAGGCAGATACTAACCAGACCCGAGCTGGCCGAACGGTTAATAAAGTGGTCAATCGAACTATCCGAGTTTGACATCCAGTACGAGTCGAGAAAGGCTCTGAAGTCACAAATACTCGCCGACTTTGTGTCAGAGATGACCAATGAGGCACAACACACATCAGCAAATTGGAGTATACATGTGGATGAAGCATCAAACAGAGAAGGAAGCGGAGCTGGGGTACTGCTAAAAGAGGGAGAGAAAGTGATAGCCGAACAATCACTACAATTCTGCTTCAACGCAAGtaacaaccaagcggaatatgaagctctGCTAGCAGGATTAAAGCTCGCCCAACAACTCAGAATACTTCAGATAACAGTCTACTGCGACTCATTGCTTGTAGTACAACAAATCAAGGGCGAGTACCAGGTAAAAGATCCTTTGTTAGAGAaatattggctcataacaaaTGATCTCATCTCAAAGTTCAgtaaatttgatattattcatgtAAACTGAGAACAAAACACCAGAGCCGATGTGTTATCCAAGTTAGCCACAACAAGGCAGGCGGAAAACACACTGGCCCTGTCACAGCTAACACTCAACAAGCCGAGCTTTGAGCAGGACACAATCTTAAGCATCATGCAGGTACCAGATTGGAGAACACCCTTTTTCAATTACATCAACACAGGTGCCGTGCCAAACGAGGAGCCGAACTTGCCGCTCTTCCGAAGAAGAGTAAGTTTCTATACAGTACTCAGAAATACCCTGTACAGACGAGGACACTCCCAACCACTCCTCAAATGCATCAGTAAGGAGGAGGCCAAAGATGTCATGGCAGAAACCCACGAAGGGGTTTGTGGAAACCACATCGGTGGCCGAGCATTGGCCGCAAAGATACTGCGAATAGGATACTATTGGCCGACAATAAAAAGGGACTGTATCTCGAAAGTAAAGGCATGTGATAATTGTCAAAAACACGCCACCCTCATGGAGATCCCGGCTGAAGAGCTCCACACCATagaggtaagctggcctttcGATAGGTGGGGATTGGATATCCTCGGACCTTTTCCAAAAGCGCCAGGTCAGGTAAAGTTTCTTTTAGTATCAATAGATTATTTCTCTAAGTGGATAGAGGCACAACCGCTAGCACATATAACGGCAGAGAAAGTGCAATCTTTCTTATGGAAAAATATTATATGCAGATACGGTATCCCAAGGGAGATAATCTCGGATAACGGGAGACAATTTACAGACCATAAGCTCGCTACCTTTCTAACAAATTTTAACATTAAACATCATTTCAGCTCAGTCGAGTACACGCAAACCAACGGGCCAGTTGAATCAGCTAACAGAATCATCTTGCAGGGATTAAAGAAAAAGCTCGGCGAGGCTAAGGGGGAGTGGGCCGACCTCATTCCAGAAATCCTATGGAGCTACAACACCAGCATTCAATCTGCTACAGGAGAAACTCCTTTCAAACTGGTATATGGTGCAGAGGCACTAATCCCAGTAGAAGTCAGTGTCCCGACGTTACGGGCCGAGCTATATGATCAATCAAATAATTTACAAGTTGGGGCAGCCGAGCTGGATCTTGTGAAAGAAGAAAGAGACATCTCAACCATAAAGCAGCGAGCTAGAAAACAGTACATAGAGCGAAGACACAACAAAAGAGTAGTTCATAGGTCTTTCATTAAAGGATACCTCGTACTCAGACAAACAGAAGAAGCTCGGAAGCCTCCAGCACATGGCAAATTAGCAGCAAATTGGGATGGACCTTTCCGAGTTCTCCAAAATCTCAGAAAGGGGGATTACAAGCTAGAAACCCTTAAAGGAGATCAACTTCCGGGAACCTGGAACGTCTCCTCATTAAGGGGATATCAATCATAACACATGCTGTAAATACGCGAATGATGGTACTCTTTTTTCCCTCCGaagattttttcccaaaaaacaCTTGGATTTTACTCGGAGAGGGTTTTAATGAGGCCGGACGCCACAAAACATTATACCAATGTAACTTACATTACAAGTAAAACATTTTTATCATGGCAGTTAGCATATATTTCAACCAACAAACATTCAAAATAATCCGAGCTTCATACTCGGAAAACACAAAACGTACGCCGAGCATATTACtcgaaaaaatacaaacaaacaaaacaacaTTAAGTTGCCCAAACAAAGCCTAAAGGCTCACTCCACCATACCTCCTATATCAAAGCTACCGCTCTACTTATTGACAGTCTGATAAGATAAGAAATGGCAACAGATAGCCATCTTCAATACATACACGCAATTGATATCACAACACAACATACCATTATCACAACTTTGccaaatatcatattttataaaaaactaAACAAGTCACCGTCAAACCGAGCTATATACTCGGAAACCAAAATAACACGACCGAGAATAATACTCGAAATTGTCCAAAAGAACCAAAACAGTCAGATACAAGTCTCAAATCCAAAACACCATATACAAAACCTACAAAATAAAAGCACAAACTAAAAAAGGCCTAATCTGCCTTATCACCCATGCTGGATCCTTCGCCATCACTTCCAGCACCAGCCTCGTCATCCACAAGCTCACCATTCACGACCACCTTCATAACATCAACCTTCGAAGGGTCAGATTCCGGGTATAGCACCTTGACCTGAGAAACGGTGCGATCAAATCCTTGAGCAAAAGCCTCATAAATCCCACTTTCCAACTCTTTGATCCGAGCAGAAAGCTGATCATTCTCGGACCCCATAACCTTCAGTTTTTCAGACGATGTCTTCTGCAGTTTCCTCTCGTCAGCCAATTCCAGCTCCTTCCTCTCCATTGAAGCAGAGAGCTCAGCAATTTTTTGGTCCTTCTCCTGGATAATCCCAAATAGCTCCTCTACACGGGAAGCCTCTTTCTCCTCCCGCTCCAAGGCAAGCTCCTGTGCCCGACCAATGGCAACGATCCGAGCACCAATCACCTATGGAAAAGAAAACAAGTAAATAGGTGACATTAACAAATATTTACAACATTACAACAAAACCTGTACTTGAAGAAATTGGCTAACACCAGCTCGGCCAACTTCGTCAATCATCTTCATGTCATCCGGGAAGCAGCAAAGTTCATCAGCCATGGTGCTAAAAGGATACCACTTTGCCCACAAAGACCTAGCATGCTCGTTTTCATCGTACCCATAGAGCTTTTTTTGTGATTCATATGCAGACTCAACCATCTGCAGAATCATAGAAGACTCCCCCTTACCCTCTAAGACCTCGGCAAGGCTGCCTTGAGCTTGTCCTCTTTTCCTCTTATGCTTCTGCCCAGGACCATATTGAACCAAAGCAGCAAGACCTTTCTCGACATTAGATGAAACTTCTTTCTCACCTTTCTTGCATTGATTGAAGAAAGACTTCAAACCTGCAGTGGTGATGGCATGAGCTTTCTCGACTGCAAATCACAAATAACCAAATCAGGAACGACAGATCAAAACAGAAATAGGAAACAAACACAGTAAAACTAATTACCTATGTGATCGTATACAGCCTGTCTATCAGTATCCCATTTCAACATCTCGGCAACCGACAACAAATCTTTTGGACCCAAGGACTTAAACAAAAAATCCATCACGATATCATCATCAGGAAGCCTATCATCTACATCCAATGCTTGATACGGCTTGGCACACCAAAATAAAGGAAATCTCTCGACTAAATGCTCGTTCAAATAAAATGGGAAATCCTCAGGTACACTCCTAACCCTTACAAACATGGATTTAAAGTCCTTAAACGAAGACTTATATAGACCAAACACAACACGACGGAgatagctactaaggtttacccACAAGCCCCTATTCACCCCTTTTTcttgaaataaagagaaaaacagtCTCAAAGACGGCGGATGCTCCAACAGATCCATCAAAATTTCGAACGCTCGGACAAAACCCCAGGAGTTAGGGTGAAGCTGTGATGGGGCACAATTTAACCAATACAACACCCCACACTCGAATTCGGTAAAGGGAAGTCTCACACCCAACTCAGTAAACAGACAACTATACATGAAAAAGAAAGACCAATCGTCCAGTCGGTTGCACACTCGGTCACCTCTCTCACAAGGTAATAACTCTATCCTAACATTACTACCCTCCTTGATCCAGAAATCTGAACCCAACAACCTCACCGATTCCTCATCATCAAACTAGGAGGCATACTCTTTCACCCTAGCATCCACCCAACCATATAGGTCACCCACATTACAGTTCTCCATTAACGAGGAACGAAACGGAAAGacaaaaaagcaaaaaagaaaaatagaagaggaGTTAACACTGACCTTTCTTACTCATTCTCAGTCAGGTAGAAGACACAAACTTTTTTTCAAAACACAGCAGTGTGAAGGAAAGGAGAAATGAAACTATAGATAACTCCCCTAAAACACAAACGGTTACaataccacaagcatttaatccAGATTGTTAAAAAAGATAAGCATTAAACCCACTACAAAATCCAATGGACAGGGGTGCCTAGAAAAACGGGGCAGTTTCACATCAATCATGTCATAATGGCACGCAGAACGAAGCCACCCAAAATGTTTTGGATTCTGTACAGAACCAAGCCGAGTTTGGGGGCTGCAAGGAGCATATACGACAACAACTCAGCGACCGAGGATTGCGGTACTCTTGGTTCGAAAGCTCGCCTTAGTCCTGTCCAAACCAAcgcaagcttgggggctatgatacgtCACCCTTATCCTCGGCCTTACGCCAGCTGCCCGATAAGCTCGGCATGAAAGCAGACAGGAACGGCCTCACCCATTTGAAAATAAGAAACGTGCTCAGCAAACCTAATCACCAAAACAGAATATCATAACCAACCTACAAACTAGGACTTATCTCCAGTAAAACGGATAAAACAACTCCTATAAAGCCGAGCTAATATCCTCGGCTAAGGTTCAGGTTCCATTCTCAGTCTTCTATTCTTTACTTAGCTAATTCACTAAAGATCattactaacttgagcgtcggagtatcttttgCAGGTATTCCCACCGCGGTGTTCGATCCAGACCGACGTATAGCTCTTCCTCTCCGACAGCTGCCTGCTTGGAACAGCTAAAGCTCGGTCACCCCATTGCCAGGACGAAACAATAGGCATATATGTTGCTTCATTCCCCGTTCCATTTAGAATATGAACTTTATTAAAATAGGTTGAACATACAAAATGAATGGGTGGTTCCGTTATGAGTTGCAGGTATTGGTGTTTCTTCAAGCGGGGCTGACCGAAATTGGTAACTTCACAATGTGCATTGCTGCTTACAGGATATACAAATCGTCCAGCGAAGGCTCCATTAATTTTTGAATGAGAgcagtatgtatatatatatatatatatataccttgaaTGGAAGTTCTATTCTTCTCTTGTGCTGATTCTGATTGCTAAACTATATCTTCCATGAACATGCTGATCATTTACCAAAATATATTGATAGACAACTATAGAATAATCCCATAGGCAAAGGCATAGGGTTCACATGATTACTTGAATTCTTTTCATTACATTGAAAAAGAAGCTTTTCAAAGCTACAAGTTTTGCTCAGTTTAAGAATCAAAACAAAGTACCTTATTACTTGTGAAAGTAATTTAGTGAAGATTTTGCCAGGGTAttagttaaaaattctaaatagaaaatattcaataataatcaatacatttgaaaatttcaacatgtattttacATCTCTAAGATCAGCTTTGTGTGTGTTTAGATAAACTACAACTTACTAGGGTAGTGACTTGGGTAAGCTTTTGTAGAATTCATTCTAAATAAACTTCATTGGAGAAATGTAAAGCATGTGTTATATATTGAAGCAAATGGCATTTGCATGCAGCCTTCCACGAGATCAAGTAAGCAGAGAAGTCCCCTCCAAAATGGTTTGAAGATGTGGTCCATTCCTTTCATAATTCACGTCATTTTTCTTTTCAAGTAAAGAAAAGGCATCCCATCTTATCTACTCTCTAAAAAGTCCATGCCACCCCATAAAGATAATGAAAGCATTAATCATGGCTCATCAGTCACAAGTCAAAGTGTCAAACTTTGATCATCTACATGAACCTATAGTTACTCTCTCACTGCTCGTCTGCTCCCCTAGTTTCAGTACTAAAGTTACCTCAGTTGTGGATTCAAATCcacccctcttttttttttccttttcaattaaacTACTGGCATTTGTTTCTATTAGCAGAACTTCCACTAATGCAGCCTCCTCTTATTGTTTTTGTTAGTTAGGATGGTGTTTAAGATGTTATTATTTGATCACTTAGTTACTTTGAAAACACATGCATGCTAGCTATTGAATCTCAAATGGATCTGTTTCTCTATTAATCCTATTTTGGCTATTCCTAGCTCCTTGAATTGCAATATTTATTTTGGAAACTAACTAAAGGAGTTGGCCTAATGTCGTGACTCGTATAAATCTATGGATGTTTCAAACTGAACTTTATTGATATGTACATACTATAGGGGAAAGAAAAAGCTGGTTCTGCGGGGTTCAATCTAatccttcaattttttttaaaagcaaaTATATATGTCAaactaaaagggaaaaaaagaagaTTGAAATAGAGCATATATAACAAGTGGAAAGAGAGATTAGATAAGCATTGAGAAAAACTGAAAATTGATGCaccaaaacaaatttaaaaagcaGGATAAGTTTGTTATCAATTTTATCAACAATTGTAGGTTTCAATTATTCACTTGCTTTTTATTTGACGTTTCGTATTCATATCGATCTATATTGGTAATGATCATAGTGTGAAACAAGGTTGTCCTGTTATAAGTTATAACTAATTTGTGTGAAACAAGGTTGTCCTATTATAAGTTATAACTAATTTTTTGGTATTGAGTTTGTTTAACTCATtcagttttaaattttaacagtAGATCAGAATATTAAGTCATGTTTTAGGACAATTCCTCCAAACAAGTCTAATTCCACACAAAATATGTAAAACTCATATATGATTAATAGTTCAACCCTTAATATCACTATTCGGGTAAATAACCATTTTTGACCATATAAATTTAATGGctgcaaaactaataaaaaaaattaaactaatactGTATTCATGAAAGATGAATATTGTTTAACAAAAGTAATCAATCATTGAAATTAAATTTGACTCTatagaaattattttaaaaagacaaAATAATTTTGTATACACAAGGAAACAATggcaagaaagaaacaaaggatCCTTACATATTATATATGAACTAGACTATTTGTATTTCAAGAACTAAATCAACCACTTATGTAGAATGCATACTGAAATGTGAAATTCATATGAAAATGTAATAAAGGGAGCCACTTAGATAAAGATgtcaaaaatatctttatttaaagatattttttaaaaattaaaatttaacacatataattaattaaattatattatttttattaaaattagatcaaacAAATCagttaagtaaaaaaattaataaattaaattttaaacaggtataaattaatattttttataaaaaattattacaacatCTTTATTATAAACCACaactaaaatatctttattatatatagaaaactttaaattctaaccctataacaacaacagagaagaaaaggactaaaatttaagatttttaaaattaatatatataataagagtattttagttattttatataatagggatattgtagtcattttttataaaaaataatattaatttagatcgattcaaaatttgattcactatttttcgatcaaattaatttgtctgatccaattttgacaaaaataacacaatttaagtGATTataagtattaaattttaattattaaaaaatatctttaaaaaaagacgttttatcCGTCTTTATGGGAGCATCCCCATGTATAAAATATCGAATGCACATATACACAAATAcaattgatgatttttttttttgcattaaaaaaataatctatggACACCTCTATATTATATACAATTCACATAGAATATCCAACACATTGGGAGTCATATAACCTAAATCAATGCATAGTATTCTGGTGTGGTAGTTACTACTCTACAAACATTAGTTTCATATGCAATCAACACAACACAATTACAATATTCAGATAACTCAATTCTCTCATGATAAGTTTATATATTAACGGTCTTAAACAGACCCGAATCTACAACACTAAAGACATGCATTAGCTTTATATTTTGTTATCTCTCATGAGGAACAAATTTGTCTGACCATTTACTCATATTATAGTCAAACAGAGAGTTGTAGATATATCTAAATGGTGGATTTGTGAGCACAAGATAAAAATGAGATGAAGCTGCAGCAAGTAATTCATGATTACCAATGAGTACTATATTGGTCTGAAACAGATTTTCCAATTTCTATAAGTAGAAAGGAATCTCAACAGGGAATGGACGTTGACTCATCAACAAAGAAGTATAACACCAAACAAATCCATCTCAGACCTGGGATTAAATACACAAAGTGGTTGCTAATATGCTATATGCTTATGAACAAAAGATTATACTAATAATATAATGTTTTGGTTGAAATGAAATGGCATGGCATTATAGTACAACTTTATCAACACATGTTAAAGTTGTTATATATtactagtatttttttttaataaatatattaaaaacttatattatatattttttaacttaaattgtaaaaaatgaaataataatCCAATGTCCTCCTAGGTTTAAAAGGATATCAAAGATTGACCTTTCTTTTTCACCCTTTTTTTGGGGCCATATTTTGATGGGAAAGTAAATACTAAAGAAAAAACAAAGTCTCATCAAAGGTAATTAATCTATCTCATTGCTGAATTTATTGTGTTCCCACTAAGCATTTTTTTTTTCGGTGACTTAAAAAATTTTTCGTGACTGTTCCCACTAAGCATTTGAAAAATACAAGAGTCATATTTGTTTTTAAGTACATATTGTCCTGAAGAGACCCACAAAGGGAACCAATAAGAAAACACAGGCCGTTACAAGAGAGAGAATGGAGTAGGACTCACTGATTCTAGTGCCTTCCTTCACAAGAACCCACATGTCcaatttccatttttttattaaatttgtaaaatttttattttctatataatttttaCTTGAGCCACCTTTGAAGGCCCACAAGGGATAGAGACATGTTTGCTGGGACAGTAATCACAGTATGTTAAGCAAGCACCACACaatattttttcttcaaaatgaaatgaaatatgATTTCAAGTTAGAGAGAGTGGCAAAGCAAGCCAAAGACATTAATCAATAATCAACCAGGTTTCTTCatagaaaatagtaaaaaaaaagaaaaagaaagagatagagaCAGAGAAAAAGACAAAGACTCACCCTCCTTGCatgattttctttctttattttttctactGACTCCATAACTGCTGCAAAAGGAGGAGGATTCGGTTCCTCATTTCTCTtgtctttttctatgattttatttattttggtatagGCTTCAATAGTCCTTTATGGTTTGGTGATCCTCTCAGATTTTACTTTTGTGATTCTTGCAGCTTTATTCACAACAACACCCAGACCTACAGCTACACTAGAAATGTTCCCTTCATGGCAATCAGATTTCACCAAACCTCAAGGGTACTTGTACTACTCTCATCTTTGACCattcaaaattattaatataaagttTCTTATGCTTACAAGTAATAAGTTCAAACAATAATGATATTAATATTAATCATGTTGGGTTTGAATCATGctcatcaaaattaaatcttcGCAATTAGGGAGGttcaaaatcaggaaggagaaatAGAGAGGGATGGATGTGTACAAAGTACTCACAAACAAACAAAGAGAGAATCTTTTCAGTACTTATCACGTATCAAAGTTTTCTCATTTTAAACCCCCGTGTCCTACCAAGTTTAATTactatcctcctcctcctcctcttcttcttcttcttcttcttcttcttctcaagttCTAAGCCACAAAAAACAATGGCTGAAAATGATCCCTTTTGCTACCCTTATCATATTGATTATTGCATGCCTCAAGAGAAATGGTCTAAGGGACTTGATCAGCATTCAGAAACTCTTCCTAGAAATTCTGTGAGaaaatataatcatatttttcttttctttttcattttggatTGAAAAAAATTGTAGCCCCCTTTAATAGCTTAGCTATCTAAAACATGTTCTAAACTTGTATCCATTTCCCTCCCTCTTTTATACCAAGAAGCTTCTGCTATGGAAACATTTTTGTTCTGGTTTTCTAGTCCCAAATTCTACACTGATTTTTTTTagccaaaaaaaaaatgtttcaaataagctttttttccttctttattctGCAATAATCAATCTGTttcaaataagttttttttttttcccttgagTTGCAGAGGAAGGGAGCTGGTTCCACATCAGAGAAGCCACTTGATGCAAAGGTGTTTGAATATGAAAGCATATATTATCATTTCTCCATaaacttattttttttgtatctatATCTCCTTctctattatattttataatatagttTCTGCATTATTGAAGCTATGTTAACTTCTTTtacgtttattattatttttttctatattacTTTTGCTATCAGACATTGAGACATTTGGCTCAAAACAGAGAGGCTGCAAGAAAAAGCCATCTATGGAAAAAGGTGTGTCCTATTATTATATGGTtgcacaaattcaaaaatagttGTTAAGAGATAAGATTAAAGCATAGCATATATTgtaaaatggtgaaaaaaaatgATTGGATGTTGataaaaatgaataataaatgCATTTTTTTGCTGTCTATGGAACAGGCTTATGTGCAGCAATTAGAGTAAAGTAGATTAAAGCTTACACAACTTGAACAGGACCTTCAAAGAGTTCATTCTCAGGTTCTAAACTCATATACATTAAAATGAAACCGGTCTCAAACTTAATCTTCTCTattaattaccatggccaaagtgtttattttttattgtccATGGTTTATGatataggatttaggattttttttttcatgtttaaaGGTTTCGTTGTTATAGTTTTGCATTAAATTTTGAGAGTTTATGGCATTGTGTTTATTGTGTATTTtatgcttatttatcttttattattataactttGTTTTCTGTAGCTTtatgcttatttttttttttaaaaaatctcaacTAGTTTATGTTGTTAAAAGAAGTATATATTATCCTTTAATTAttctttaataaatatttttatgcatAGAGTTTAGTGTTTATAGTATAGAACTTACGGTATag
Encoded here:
- the LOC140179121 gene encoding uncharacterized protein; the protein is MPGISPEVSCHKLAIDKAVRPVAQKKRNLGEEKKQAALEETKKLLNADFDAPRRPKQNSFYNRTWKFLLQGNAFWLKECRGDISKINGKVFQQQIGRNIEVYVDDMVAKTPAQGSHCDDLVEVFNQLRAYNMRLNPDKCAFGVQGGKFLGFILTSRGIKANPEKCNAVLSMTSPKIVKEVQQIAGRIAALSRFLPAVANRSYHFFQTFSKGKKFTWTDECENSFTELKQLLASPPILQRPEADQPLRQILTRPELAERLIKWSIELSEFDIQYESRKALKSQILADFVSEMTNEAQHTSANWSIHVDEASNREGSGAGVLLKEGEKVIAEQSLQFCFNASNNQAEYEALLAGLKLAQQLRILQITVYCDSLLVVQQIKGEYQVKDPLLEKYWLITNDLISKFSKFDIIHVN
- the LOC112749575 gene encoding transcription factor TGA10-like → MCTKYSQTNKERIFSVLITYQSFLILNPRVLPSLITILLLLLFFFFFFFFFSSSKPQKTMAENDPFCYPYHIDYCMPQEKWSKGLDQHSETLPRNSRKGAGSTSEKPLDAKTLRHLAQNREAARKSHLWKKAYVQQLE